In one window of Prevotella sp. E13-17 DNA:
- a CDS encoding hemolysin family protein translates to MIFSAFFSGMEIAFVSSNRLRAEMDREKNGLSQRALSLFYRYPNNFISTMLVGNNIALVIYGILFARIFDATLFESFSDGVRVTCDTLLSTMVVLFTGEFLPKSIFKSNPNGLLTFFAVPAWICYVLLWPISRFATFLSRVLLRVLGVHVQKEVDDKEFTKVDLDYLVQSSIDNATNVNDIDEEVKIFQNALDFTDTKVRDCMIPRTEIDAVEDTCSIDELKQKFIESGHSKIVVYHDDIDHIVGYIHSSEMFRNPQDWTQNIRTMTFVPETMPASKMMQTFLAQKKSLGVVVDEFGGTSGLVALEDIVEEIFGEIEDEHDSTHYVSKQLDNGEYLLSARLEIGKVNEMFGLELPESDDYMTIGGLILHEYQSFPKLNEVVSIPPYDFKIIKNTATKIELVRLKVNESSNFS, encoded by the coding sequence ATGATCTTCTCCGCCTTTTTTTCAGGCATGGAAATTGCTTTTGTCTCAAGTAATCGCTTGCGTGCCGAGATGGATCGAGAGAAAAATGGCCTTTCTCAGCGAGCTTTATCCCTTTTCTATAGATATCCCAATAATTTTATTTCCACGATGCTTGTTGGAAATAATATCGCTTTAGTTATTTACGGCATCCTTTTTGCTCGCATATTCGATGCCACACTTTTTGAAAGTTTTAGTGATGGTGTACGTGTGACGTGCGACACTTTGCTTTCAACAATGGTAGTCTTGTTTACAGGTGAATTTCTCCCAAAAAGTATCTTTAAGTCCAATCCCAATGGACTGCTAACCTTTTTTGCCGTTCCGGCGTGGATTTGCTATGTATTACTTTGGCCCATATCTCGTTTTGCCACTTTTTTGTCAAGAGTGCTGCTTCGTGTGCTAGGTGTGCATGTGCAGAAAGAGGTTGATGATAAAGAGTTTACCAAAGTCGATTTGGATTATCTTGTTCAGTCAAGTATTGACAATGCTACCAATGTGAATGACATCGATGAAGAAGTAAAGATATTCCAGAATGCACTTGATTTTACTGACACTAAAGTGCGTGATTGCATGATTCCTCGTACCGAGATAGATGCGGTCGAAGATACCTGTAGCATTGATGAACTGAAACAGAAGTTTATTGAAAGTGGTCATTCAAAGATTGTTGTTTATCATGACGATATAGATCATATTGTTGGATATATACATTCGTCTGAAATGTTCCGAAATCCCCAAGACTGGACTCAGAATATTCGTACGATGACATTTGTTCCGGAAACTATGCCTGCAAGTAAGATGATGCAGACTTTTCTAGCGCAAAAGAAATCTTTAGGTGTCGTCGTAGATGAGTTTGGTGGAACAAGTGGACTTGTCGCTTTAGAAGATATTGTAGAGGAAATATTTGGCGAAATTGAAGATGAGCATGATTCTACGCATTATGTTTCCAAGCAACTTGATAATGGAGAGTATCTTCTTTCTGCAAGACTTGAGATAGGAAAAGTTAATGAAATGTTTGGTTTAGAACTTCCCGAAAGTGATGACTATATGACTATTGGGGGGTTGATTCTACACGAGTATCAAAGTTTCCCTAAACTTAATGAAGTTGTCTCTATTCCTCCTTATGATTTTAAAATTATCAAAAATACAGCTACAAAAATTGAACTTGTTCGTCTTAAAGTAAACGAGAGTAGTAATTTTTCGTAA
- a CDS encoding alkaline phosphatase family protein: MTNRNFYITLLAILGFSIETIAKSEVLHQNAPRLVVNINIDQLRNDYLEAFIPLYSEKGFKLMLENGRIYTQASFPFAPIDIASAMASLMTGTTPYYNNITGINWMNRKTLRPVYCVEDSKQEGLLTKTKASPAKLSTSTITDELKVGTAGKAVVYSIAPTCEAAILAGGHAANGAVWLDDTNGVWCSSNYYYNSIPTWIQSFNNLHAPSNNLQNITWKPINELVGNFSYFMSSGIQKPFKHNIKGEHQYADYRTCALINEDISNLAMQCMLSTGMGKDKVTDMLCLTYYAGTYKHQSVTNCQIELQDTYVRLDRELGRLIEFVEEHFGKDNVLFVVTSTGYNKEEDENYETYRIPSGTFYMNRATNLLNMYLGGIWGQNKYIEATFSNHIYLNHNLLEVKKISINEATVKAQEFLAMMSGVRNVYTSFQLITSKNENIEKTRNAFSADHGGDLIIDVAPGWRVLNEDTKESELSRLSYIQFPIIFYGTGVQAERINKPVSITQIAPAIARCIRIRAPNACTSEPLY; encoded by the coding sequence ATGACAAATAGAAACTTCTATATTACCCTACTGGCAATCCTTGGCTTTAGCATCGAAACAATTGCGAAAAGTGAGGTTCTACACCAGAACGCACCTCGACTGGTGGTTAACATCAATATTGATCAACTACGCAATGATTACCTTGAAGCATTTATTCCTTTATATTCAGAAAAGGGATTCAAACTGATGCTTGAGAATGGAAGAATATATACCCAAGCATCCTTCCCTTTTGCCCCAATTGATATTGCGTCAGCCATGGCTTCTTTAATGACTGGTACAACACCTTATTATAATAATATAACGGGGATAAACTGGATGAATAGAAAAACACTACGTCCAGTATATTGTGTAGAAGACTCAAAGCAAGAAGGTCTTCTAACCAAGACAAAAGCATCGCCTGCAAAACTAAGTACTTCAACGATTACGGATGAACTGAAAGTTGGTACAGCTGGAAAAGCCGTTGTCTATTCCATCGCACCCACCTGCGAAGCTGCCATACTTGCAGGAGGTCATGCTGCAAATGGGGCGGTGTGGTTAGATGACACTAATGGAGTTTGGTGCTCGTCCAATTATTATTATAATTCAATACCTACTTGGATTCAAAGTTTTAATAACCTCCATGCGCCAAGCAACAATTTGCAAAACATTACATGGAAACCTATCAATGAATTGGTTGGAAATTTCAGCTATTTCATGAGTTCAGGCATACAAAAGCCATTCAAGCACAACATCAAAGGCGAACATCAATACGCAGACTATCGTACCTGTGCACTTATCAACGAAGACATCTCGAACTTGGCTATGCAATGTATGCTTAGCACAGGCATGGGTAAAGACAAGGTAACAGACATGCTTTGTCTGACGTACTATGCGGGAACATATAAGCATCAGTCCGTCACAAATTGTCAGATTGAACTCCAAGACACCTACGTTCGCCTTGACCGTGAGTTAGGAAGGCTTATAGAATTTGTCGAGGAACACTTTGGAAAAGATAATGTTCTTTTTGTAGTGACAAGTACGGGTTACAATAAAGAAGAAGATGAAAACTATGAAACATATAGAATTCCATCTGGAACATTCTACATGAACAGAGCAACGAATCTTTTAAACATGTACCTAGGAGGAATATGGGGACAAAATAAATATATAGAAGCGACATTCAGTAACCATATATACCTAAACCACAACCTCTTAGAAGTAAAAAAAATAAGTATTAATGAAGCTACAGTCAAAGCTCAAGAATTTTTGGCTATGATGTCGGGGGTGCGCAATGTTTACACATCCTTTCAACTTATCACAAGTAAAAACGAAAATATAGAGAAAACCAGAAACGCCTTCTCTGCTGATCATGGTGGCGACTTAATCATTGATGTTGCTCCAGGATGGCGCGTGCTGAATGAAGACACCAAAGAAAGCGAACTATCGAGATTATCATATATACAATTCCCCATCATATTTTACGGAACAGGCGTTCAGGCTGAGCGAATTAACAAACCTGTTAGTATTACACAAATAGCTCCTGCTATTGCACGCTGCATTCGCATCAGGGCGCCAAATGCATGCACCTCAGAACCACTTTACTAA
- a CDS encoding peptidylprolyl isomerase: protein MAAIGKIRSWGTFLVVVLGIVLLFFILEYAGEALRTITATNSQTIGKVMGEKVYYQDYQALVDEYQEVLKMQGYDDLNEDQMNNVRDMVWQNYVTSKLIEAEADKLGLMVTDEEVANILREGTNPILYQLPLSPQFFNQQTRQFDYSIVTTQYEQLKQLAAQDARYQEQYATFDRYWKYVEKQLRQQLLQSKYQSLLAGCVMSNPVAAKAAFENQTQESSILLAALPYNSVNDNEVTVSDADLKAKYNEKKEMFRQDVETRDIKYIPVHVKASEGDRKQLIDIMKGCVADFKSDSINASEIVRRAQSKISYNGLPVTRQALPGDIAAHLDSMSVGQVSQPFETTSDNTFNVVKYISKVQQPDSIEVRSIFLASEASADSVLKALRGGAQFDSIASRYNQPGTKSWFTSANYQSAPTIDADTKNYVEALLSMQRGELKSLKISQGNIVFEVTDRRAIVDKYNVAIVKRDINFSNETYNEAFNKFSQFISENTSIEAMEENAAKNGYNVMSRANVTNAVHTIAGICGTHDALKWVFDAKPGAISQLYDRCGDNDYMLVVALDKIHEKGYADFETVKDMLKQEVINDKKFDLLAKKFEGVKSIADARKQNARVDTVRFITFSSPVFVPSTTASEPALNGAVVATEKGKISRVVKGKAGAYMFQVIDRKQRDGAKFDEKQMQIQLRQQGMPNVQMLLQDLYEKANVEDNRYLFF, encoded by the coding sequence ATGGCAGCAATTGGAAAAATTAGAAGCTGGGGAACTTTCCTGGTAGTTGTGCTGGGAATTGTGCTCTTGTTCTTCATTTTGGAGTATGCAGGCGAAGCTTTGCGTACTATTACAGCTACAAACAGTCAGACAATTGGTAAAGTAATGGGCGAGAAGGTCTATTATCAAGACTATCAAGCTCTTGTTGATGAGTATCAAGAAGTTCTCAAGATGCAAGGTTATGATGATCTGAATGAAGACCAGATGAACAACGTTAGAGATATGGTTTGGCAGAATTACGTTACCAGTAAGCTGATTGAAGCTGAGGCAGACAAGTTGGGACTGATGGTTACGGACGAGGAAGTTGCAAATATTCTTCGTGAGGGAACCAACCCTATTCTCTATCAATTGCCTCTTAGCCCACAGTTCTTTAATCAGCAGACTCGTCAGTTTGACTATAGCATCGTCACTACTCAGTATGAACAGCTGAAGCAGTTGGCAGCACAGGATGCTCGTTATCAGGAGCAGTACGCTACATTTGATCGTTATTGGAAATATGTAGAGAAGCAACTTCGCCAGCAACTTTTGCAGTCTAAGTATCAGAGTCTTCTTGCTGGTTGTGTTATGTCTAACCCTGTAGCTGCTAAGGCTGCATTCGAGAACCAAACACAAGAGAGCAGCATTTTGCTAGCAGCTTTGCCTTACAACTCAGTTAACGATAATGAAGTCACTGTATCAGATGCCGATCTTAAGGCAAAATACAATGAGAAGAAGGAAATGTTCCGTCAAGATGTAGAAACTCGTGACATTAAGTACATTCCAGTTCATGTCAAGGCTTCAGAGGGTGATCGTAAACAGTTGATCGACATCATGAAGGGTTGCGTTGCTGATTTCAAGTCAGACAGCATTAATGCTTCAGAGATTGTTCGCCGTGCCCAGTCTAAGATTTCTTACAATGGCCTTCCTGTAACCCGTCAAGCGTTGCCCGGCGATATCGCTGCTCACCTCGATTCTATGAGTGTTGGACAGGTATCTCAGCCATTCGAGACCACAAGTGACAATACCTTCAATGTCGTTAAGTATATATCTAAAGTACAGCAGCCTGACTCAATTGAGGTTCGTTCTATTTTCCTTGCCAGCGAGGCATCGGCTGACAGCGTACTGAAAGCACTTCGTGGTGGAGCTCAGTTCGATTCTATTGCATCTCGTTATAATCAGCCTGGTACTAAGAGCTGGTTTACATCAGCAAACTATCAGTCTGCTCCTACTATCGACGCTGATACAAAAAACTATGTAGAGGCACTTCTTTCAATGCAGCGTGGTGAGCTTAAGAGCCTGAAGATATCTCAGGGCAACATTGTTTTCGAAGTTACAGATCGTCGTGCCATTGTTGACAAGTATAATGTTGCCATAGTAAAACGCGACATTAATTTCTCTAATGAAACGTATAACGAAGCATTCAATAAATTCAGTCAGTTTATTAGCGAGAACACATCCATTGAGGCAATGGAGGAAAATGCAGCTAAAAATGGTTATAATGTGATGTCTCGTGCAAATGTAACAAATGCCGTTCACACCATTGCTGGTATTTGTGGCACACACGACGCGCTTAAGTGGGTGTTTGATGCTAAGCCAGGAGCTATTTCTCAGCTTTACGATCGTTGTGGTGATAATGACTACATGCTTGTTGTTGCTCTTGACAAGATTCACGAAAAGGGTTATGCAGATTTCGAGACAGTCAAGGATATGCTTAAACAAGAGGTTATAAACGATAAGAAATTCGATCTCTTGGCCAAGAAGTTTGAAGGCGTGAAGAGCATTGCTGATGCTCGGAAGCAGAATGCTCGTGTTGACACTGTTCGTTTCATTACTTTCAGCAGTCCAGTGTTTGTTCCATCTACTACTGCAAGTGAGCCTGCATTGAATGGTGCTGTAGTCGCTACTGAGAAAGGTAAGATTAGTCGAGTTGTTAAGGGTAAGGCTGGTGCTTACATGTTCCAAGTAATCGACAGAAAGCAGCGTGATGGTGCTAAGTTTGATGAGAAACAGATGCAGATTCAGCTGCGTCAGCAGGGCATGCCTAATGTTCAGATGCTTTTGCAGGATCTTTACGAGAAGGCTAATGTTGAAGATAACCGCTATTTGTTCTTCTAA
- a CDS encoding YraN family protein, translating into MTTNDILELRKAGNVEDAYEAARKLYATIKDYESSSVMFLTATDILKRRVDEGRNDEANRIFLALKRLISNTPGQNEWMQTTIKRCKTWIQQANNRDANIKPVPEHIKLGKWGEELAAAYLREKGYAILERDWHDCHKDIDIVAQQKDRIVFVEVKTRRNRDFIEPELAVNYNKQKNLRMAINHYVKSHRVNGPWRFDVITIVKRPGEIMPDINHTEDWSLI; encoded by the coding sequence ATGACAACCAATGACATTTTAGAACTACGCAAAGCTGGAAACGTCGAAGATGCTTATGAAGCTGCCAGAAAACTATATGCTACCATTAAGGACTACGAGAGTTCATCGGTTATGTTTCTCACCGCCACCGACATTCTCAAGCGCAGAGTGGACGAAGGTAGAAACGACGAAGCAAACAGAATCTTCTTGGCTTTGAAAAGACTTATAAGCAATACACCTGGTCAGAACGAATGGATGCAAACTACTATTAAGAGATGTAAAACATGGATTCAACAGGCCAACAACAGGGATGCGAATATCAAACCTGTTCCAGAGCACATAAAGCTTGGAAAATGGGGAGAAGAATTGGCTGCAGCTTACCTAAGAGAGAAAGGGTATGCCATACTTGAACGAGACTGGCACGACTGTCATAAAGACATCGATATTGTGGCACAACAGAAGGATCGTATCGTCTTCGTAGAAGTCAAGACAAGGCGAAATAGAGACTTTATCGAACCAGAGTTAGCCGTCAACTACAACAAGCAAAAGAATCTGAGAATGGCTATCAACCACTATGTGAAATCGCATCGCGTCAATGGTCCATGGAGATTTGATGTCATCACAATTGTGAAACGACCAGGAGAAATAATGCCAGACATTAATCACACAGAAGATTGGAGCCTGATATAA
- a CDS encoding DUF4270 domain-containing protein, which yields MACAALVAIAISSCDESTVTLGSSLTDENDHLSIVDSAFHATSRTYIADSVLSLSNSFYLGKVKDPETGAEVKSEFTTQFHLLEHTYISPEAKIVGRDNGRAAADSCELLIYIESAYNENDSLTALKMRVRELAKPMEEGVKYYSNYDPVSHGQILTNGLNKSKVFTYKNLMDEDSVRDASTYLNHIRITLNEPYTKNDVTYNNYGTYLMRNYYDHPEYFKNSYTFIHNLCPGFFFEMTDGVGFHSQISNIGLRIHYRIDADTAVTNGILTLAGTKEVLQTSHITNNKNVIKKLAEEDTHTYLKSPAGLFTEVELPVSEIKKDHQNDSLLAAKIVFQRLNNLSSDSRQLGIPQTIIMIQKDSLISYFENNNVPDGKTSYYTTFASTTNTYSFTNISNLITYLWQVRTDGVAKDAAWEIKHPNWNKVLLIPVKVKSSNSSSTLTRVEHDMSLSSIRLVGGENNPNDPITINVVYGKFK from the coding sequence ATGGCTTGCGCTGCGCTTGTGGCAATAGCCATTTCTTCATGTGACGAAAGTACAGTAACACTTGGCAGTTCGCTGACCGACGAGAACGATCATCTGTCTATTGTTGATTCCGCATTTCATGCTACATCACGTACATATATTGCAGATTCAGTTCTCTCACTGAGTAACTCATTCTATCTTGGAAAAGTGAAAGACCCCGAAACTGGAGCTGAGGTTAAAAGTGAATTTACAACGCAATTTCACTTGTTAGAACACACATACATCTCTCCAGAGGCAAAAATTGTAGGCAGAGATAACGGACGAGCTGCTGCCGACTCATGCGAACTTTTGATATATATCGAGTCCGCCTACAACGAAAACGACAGTTTGACCGCACTAAAAATGCGTGTTCGCGAACTTGCAAAGCCTATGGAAGAAGGTGTGAAGTACTACTCAAACTATGATCCAGTGAGCCACGGACAAATCTTGACCAATGGATTAAATAAGAGCAAGGTCTTCACATATAAAAATCTGATGGATGAAGATAGTGTTCGTGATGCATCAACCTACTTGAATCACATTCGTATTACGCTAAATGAGCCATATACGAAGAATGACGTGACATATAATAACTATGGCACATACTTGATGCGTAATTACTATGACCATCCCGAATACTTTAAGAACTCATACACGTTCATCCATAACCTTTGTCCTGGTTTCTTCTTTGAGATGACCGATGGTGTGGGCTTCCACTCTCAGATTTCAAATATAGGATTAAGAATACACTATCGCATTGATGCTGATACTGCTGTGACCAATGGAATTTTGACACTTGCCGGAACTAAAGAAGTTCTTCAAACCAGCCATATTACAAACAATAAAAATGTTATCAAAAAGCTGGCAGAAGAAGACACGCACACATACTTAAAGTCACCCGCAGGACTCTTTACCGAGGTTGAACTACCAGTAAGTGAGATAAAAAAAGACCATCAGAACGACTCACTTTTAGCAGCTAAGATTGTATTCCAGCGTTTGAACAACCTGTCGTCAGACAGTCGCCAGTTGGGAATACCTCAAACAATTATAATGATCCAAAAAGATAGTCTTATATCTTACTTTGAGAACAACAACGTTCCTGACGGCAAAACATCATACTACACGACATTCGCATCAACCACAAACACCTATTCATTCACGAATATTTCAAATCTGATAACTTATTTGTGGCAAGTTAGAACAGATGGTGTTGCGAAAGATGCTGCCTGGGAAATTAAACATCCAAATTGGAACAAGGTGTTGCTGATACCCGTAAAAGTCAAATCTTCAAACTCATCCTCTACCCTAACGCGCGTTGAACACGACATGTCGCTATCAAGCATTCGCTTAGTAGGTGGTGAAAATAATCCAAACGACCCAATTACCATTAATGTGGTTTACGGTAAGTTTAAATAA
- a CDS encoding DUF4105 domain-containing protein, producing MKQFIDFFRTIFLVFTGIIFACTTISADEKERLDSIEIGLVTCAPHEEIYSLYGHSAIRVHDYKTGQDLVFNYGVFNFNQPFFVLRFALGIPKYELGIIPYNHFCKYYKDWGSQVTEQVLNITSGEKQRIIQALSQNYRPENRTYTYNVFYDNCSTRPRDLIEKCIQGEIVYTYKDNYMPSFREMTHEYTKGHPWATFGNDILLGVKADLKTNARQQEFLPFNLRNNFDHAKINRNGVVTPLVKERRELVAPGVQVTEEGFSYTPTECSLFLLCLTIIILGLEYYKRTIYIWFDILLMLLTGIAGCVLTILFFSQHPTTSTNLQILVLNPIALAFIPNFLKKKKSRWFHINAIFIIIFFIGSFWQDYAEGMEIVALCLLLRIIRHYNDK from the coding sequence GTGAAACAATTTATAGACTTTTTTAGAACTATTTTCCTTGTTTTTACAGGGATTATTTTCGCCTGCACAACAATTTCTGCAGACGAGAAAGAACGACTTGATAGTATTGAGATTGGACTTGTCACCTGCGCACCGCACGAAGAAATATATAGTTTATATGGACATAGCGCCATCAGAGTTCATGATTATAAGACAGGCCAAGACTTAGTATTCAACTACGGCGTTTTTAATTTTAATCAACCATTCTTCGTTCTTCGTTTTGCATTAGGTATTCCTAAATACGAACTTGGAATTATCCCATATAACCATTTTTGTAAATATTACAAAGATTGGGGAAGTCAGGTAACAGAACAAGTCCTTAACATAACCAGCGGAGAAAAGCAAAGAATCATTCAGGCATTATCTCAAAACTACCGTCCTGAAAACAGGACTTATACCTACAATGTGTTCTACGACAACTGTTCAACGCGCCCTAGAGACCTCATTGAGAAATGCATCCAAGGCGAAATTGTATATACATATAAAGACAACTACATGCCATCCTTTAGGGAAATGACTCACGAATATACGAAAGGACACCCTTGGGCCACTTTCGGCAACGATATCCTTTTAGGAGTAAAAGCTGACTTAAAAACGAATGCCCGCCAACAAGAGTTTCTCCCTTTTAACCTTCGCAATAACTTCGACCATGCGAAGATAAACAGAAATGGAGTTGTTACACCATTAGTTAAAGAACGCAGAGAACTTGTTGCACCAGGAGTTCAGGTAACAGAAGAAGGATTTTCTTATACGCCAACAGAATGCAGCCTATTTCTTCTGTGCCTTACAATCATCATTTTGGGTCTAGAATACTACAAAAGAACGATCTATATATGGTTTGATATATTATTGATGTTATTAACCGGTATAGCTGGTTGTGTACTTACTATCCTATTTTTTTCACAGCATCCAACAACAAGCACAAATCTTCAAATACTCGTACTAAACCCAATTGCTTTGGCATTTATCCCAAACTTTTTAAAAAAGAAGAAAAGCCGTTGGTTTCACATCAATGCAATATTTATCATTATATTTTTTATTGGCAGTTTTTGGCAAGACTACGCAGAAGGAATGGAAATCGTGGCACTATGTTTGCTACTAAGAATTATAAGACACTACAATGACAAATAG
- the lptC gene encoding LPS export ABC transporter periplasmic protein LptC, translated as MKTIKFIIHFFLRVSIAFTLMMIMSCSQAHEHVADAVNPQDSASMMTSYGVNTLISDSGVIKYRIVTERWDVNTVKNPSRWEFMKGIFFEQFDELLHVQAYIQADTAWYYDQQKLWKLRGRVNIRNVNGVVYSSEELYWDGLRHEFYSTEFSRLITPDRTIEGSYFRSDESMSHYMVTNSKGSFLASDMSGASSDISTQQDSTSSADTIFVRPAVVKHAATK; from the coding sequence TTGAAAACAATAAAATTCATCATACATTTCTTTTTGCGGGTGAGCATTGCGTTTACCCTTATGATGATTATGTCATGTAGTCAGGCGCATGAACATGTAGCTGATGCAGTTAACCCTCAAGATTCTGCATCGATGATGACATCTTATGGCGTCAATACGCTTATTAGTGATTCTGGTGTTATCAAATATCGCATTGTCACCGAGCGTTGGGATGTGAATACCGTGAAAAATCCTTCCCGTTGGGAATTCATGAAAGGCATTTTTTTTGAACAGTTTGATGAATTGTTACATGTTCAGGCTTATATTCAGGCTGACACAGCATGGTACTACGATCAGCAGAAGCTTTGGAAACTACGAGGAAGGGTAAATATTCGCAACGTCAATGGAGTTGTTTATTCTTCAGAAGAACTATACTGGGATGGTCTCCGTCATGAGTTCTATTCTACAGAATTTTCCCGATTGATTACTCCTGATCGTACAATAGAAGGCTCTTATTTCCGAAGTGACGAAAGCATGAGTCACTATATGGTTACAAATTCGAAAGGCTCATTCCTCGCTTCAGATATGAGTGGTGCATCTTCTGATATTTCTACTCAGCAAGATAGTACTAGTTCGGCAGATACCATATTTGTTCGACCTGCTGTGGTTAAACATGCAGCAACAAAATAA
- a CDS encoding dehydrogenase, which produces MADGYLEKHQQDYEARKEAFLRKKKHLPKLIKRPIRPDDEAL; this is translated from the coding sequence ATGGCAGACGGATATTTAGAGAAACATCAGCAGGACTACGAAGCACGCAAAGAAGCTTTTTTAAGAAAGAAAAAGCACTTGCCCAAACTCATAAAGAGACCTATAAGGCCTGACGATGAAGCACTATAA